One genomic window of Quercus robur chromosome 6, dhQueRobu3.1, whole genome shotgun sequence includes the following:
- the LOC126732688 gene encoding probable disease resistance protein At5g66890 isoform X2, whose amino-acid sequence MYFMLRKNKSKLRYKRLTHINDKGFQILAKKSLIPFSKGMFANNILFVSVSKTPNVKVIVQNLFSYKGIKPTYQIQSDEDAIYQLPQMLSHIGPSPILLILDDVWLGSEFLLEKFNFNIPNYKILVTSRIAFPRFKHTYNLKQLNDVDAMTLFCHSAFLQDESSYIPEEDVKKIVRGCGGFPLVLKMIGGSLCGQHAVVWHSRLLKWSDGHFFFNSDTELLPHLLKSLEFPDDKIIIKECFMDLGSFYAEQRISAVILIDMWVELYELDEDGIHAIANLQELSIRNLANLEMTRKDASEVKSYYNEDFVTQHHILRELALHQSSREPIGQRKRLIMNISGTNLPKWWMEQKQQPINARLLSISTDESFLGTWCNIQAPKVEVLVLNFQTKNYTLPEFVEKANELKVLIVSNCGFFHAEIKNFQLLCSLPNLKRIRLEKISISSLCKTLVPLKSLRKISLFMCNIGTAFENCTIQGSYALPNLKEINIDYCNDLVELPVGLCDIVHLKKLCITNCHKLSILPKGIGKLVNLEVLRIRSCTDLSELPDSIRSLHKLSIFDISDCLCISKLPIYIGELCNLKVLNMKGCLRLCNPLPESTIDLKQLMIVVCDEERAKLWEPIKDVLTKLKIEVARKDINLNWLLK is encoded by the exons ATGTATTTTATGTTGCGAAAGAACAAATCAAAATTGAGGTACAAAAGGTTGACTCACATCAACGACAAGGGGTTTCAAATTTTAGCAAAGAAGTCTCTTATTCCCTTTTCCAAAG GCATGTTTGCAAACAATATTCTCTTTGTCAGCGTTTCTAAAACTCCCAATGTGAAGGTCATTGTACAAAACCTATTTAGTTATAAGGGTATTAAGCCTACGTATCAAATTCAAAGTGATGAAGATGCAATCTACCAGCTACCACAAATGTTGAGTCATATTGGACCTAGTCCTATATTGTTGATCCTGGATGATGTCTGGCTTGGATCAGAATTCCTTCTTGaaaagtttaattttaatattccAAACTACAAGATTTTGGTTACTTCAAGAATTGCATTTCCAAGATTTAAACATACATATAACTTGAAACAACTAAATGATGTGGATGCAATGACTCTTTTTTGTCACTCAGCATTCCTACAAGATGAGAGCTCTTATATTCCAGAAGAAGATGTCAAAAAG ATAGTAAGAGGTTGTGGGGGGTTTCCATTGGTCCTTAAAATGATTGGTGGTTCACTGTGTGGGCAACATGCAGTGGTATGGCACAGTAGACTTTTGAAATGGTCTgatggtcatttttttttcaattctgaTACTGAGTTGCTTCCTCATCTTCTAAAAAGCCTAGAATTTCCAGATGACAAGATCATTATCAAAGAGTGCTTCATGGACCTAGGTTCATTTTATGCAGAACAAAGGATCTCTGCTGTTATCCTTATTGATATGTGGGTAGAATTATATGAACTAGATGAAGATGGCATCCACGCAATTGCCAATTTGCAAGAACTCTCCATTCGAAATCTGGCTAACCTTGAGATGACAAG GAAAGATGCAAGTGAGGTCAAGAGCTATTACAATGAAGACTTTGTCACACAACATCATATTCTTAGAGAGCTTGCTTTGCATCAAAGTAGCCGGGAGCCTATAGGGCAAAGGAAAAGACTTATTATGAACATAAGTGGAACCAATCTACCAAAGTGGTGGATGGAACAGAAACAACAACCCATCAATGCACGCTTATTATCCATCTCAACTG atgaatCATTCTTGGGGACTTGGTGCAACATTCAAGCACCTAAAGTTGAGGTTTTAGttctaaattttcaaacaaagaaTTACACCTTACCTGAATTTGTGGAGAAAGCAAATGAACTCAAGGTTTTGATAGTCAGTAATTGTGGTTTCTTTCATGCTGAAATAAAAAACTTTCAACTACTTTGTTCTCTACCCAATTTAAAGAGAATTAGGTTGGAGAAGATTTCAATTTCTTCCCTTTGCAAGACCCTTGTACCATTGAAGAgtttaagaaaaatatcattatttATGTGCAATATTGGTACTGCTTTTGAGAATTGTACCATTCAGGGTTCATATGCATTGCCAAATCTAAAAGAGATAAACATTGACTATTGCAATGATCTGGTAGAACTACCTGTTGGGTTGTGTGACATTGTCCACCTAAAAAAACTCTGCATCACCAACTGTCATAAGTTGTCTATACTGCCTAAAGGTATTGGAAAGCTGGTGAATTTAGAAGTGCTAAGGATTAGGTCTTGTACTGATTTGTCAGAGTTGCCAGATTCAATTAGAAGCCTCCATAAGTTAAGCATTTTTGACATATCTGATTGCCTATGCATTAGCAAGTTGCCAATATACATTGGTGAGTTGTGTAATTTAAAAGTGCTTAACATGAAAGGGTGCTTGAGATTGTGTAATCCATTGCCAGAATCAACAATAGATCTTAAGCAATTAATGATTGTGGTATGTGACGAAGAGAGGGCCAAGTTATGGGAGCCTATCAAGGACGTCCTCACCAAGCTTAAGATTGAGGTGGCTAGGAAAGATATCAACTTGAATTGGCTTCTCAAGTAG
- the LOC126732681 gene encoding probable disease resistance protein At5g66900, whose amino-acid sequence MAAAIVGGAALGAAFGEGFAVLHVTVKDVVSKARMFKPILKHLESTLDRLAPTVNEITQSSEQLDLPEMETKSLIEHMEEGEKLVLNCLKIRWWNYCFKLYYSPKLKELVEEIVRFCQLDMQVHSTRNGLRTLVNVNINMQKVDSVVDRQRVLCTVRDPPDFTVGLDMPMKELKTLLLKEEVQLLLLTAPGGCGKTTLVQMLCQDDEIRGMFEGNILFVNVSKTPNVKVIVQNLLNYKNMQPNFQIQSDEDAINQLSQLLNHLTPNPILLILDDVWLGSESLPEKFKFDLPNYKILVTSRTAFPRLKFTYHLKPLDDVDAMTLFHRSASLHDENSYIPAEEDAKKIVRGCGGFPLVIKVIGGSLRRQHEVVWHSRLMKWSDGQFYFSSDTELLAHLQKSLEFSDDNVIIKECFMDLGSFPEDQRIPAAALIDMWAELYKLDDDGIHAIANLQELDIRNLASLVMARKDASEVKSYYNEDFVTQHDILRELAMHQSSQESIGQRSRLIINISGNNLPKWWTEQTQQLINARLLSISTDELFSSSWCNIQGSKVEVLVLNFHTKNYTLPEFVEKMDKLKVLIINNYGFFHSKISNFQLLGSLPNLKRFRLEKVSIPSLCKVLVPLKSLNKISLFMCNIGKAFENCTIQVSDAFPNLTEINIDYCNDLEELPAGLCDIIHLKKISITNCHKLFALPEEIGKLVNLEVLRLRSCTDLLELPDSIRSLHKLSILDISDCLSIMKLPKHIGELCNLKELNMKGCLRLRTQFPESIMDLEQLKVVVCDEERARLWEPIKEFLTELKVEVAEKDINLNWLPK is encoded by the exons ATGGCAGCAGCAATTGTGGGTGGGGCTGCTCTTGGGGCAGCATTTGGAGAGGGCTTTGCAGTGTTACATGTCACAGTTAAGGATGTGGTAAGCAAAGCCCGTATGTTCAAGCCCATTCTTAAACACCTCGAATCCACGTTAGATCGTTTGGCGCCAACAGTCAACGAAATAACACAATCAAGCGAACAGCTTGATCTCCCAGAAATGGAAACAAAGAGCTTGATCGAACATATGGAGGAGGGAGAGAAGCTGGTTCTCAACTGCTTGAAAATCCGGTGGTGGAACTATTGTTTCAAACTATACTACTCCCCTAAACTTAAAGAGTTGGTCGAAGAAATCGTCAGGTTCTGTCAGCTTGATATGCAAGTGCATAGCACTAGGAATGGGTTGAGGACTTTGGTAAATGTGAATATTAATATGCAGAAAGTGGATTCGGTTGTGGATAGACAAAGGGTGCTGTGCACGGTTCGTGATCCCCCGGATTTTACAGTCGGGTTGGATATGCCAATGAAGGAGTTGAAGACGCTGCTGTTGAAGGAGGAGGTGCAGCTGCTTCTACTGACTGCTCCCGGAGGATGTGGGAAGACCACATTGGTGCAAATGCTTTGTCAGGATGACGAAATTAGAG GAATGTTTGAGGGCAATATTCTCTTTGTGAACGTTTCAAAAACTCCCAATGTGAAGGTCATTGTGCAGAACCTACTAAATTATAAGAATATGCAGCCTAATTTTCAAATCCAAAGTGATGAAGATGCAATCAACCAGCTGTCACAACTGCTGAATCATCTTACACCTAATCCTATATTGTTGATCCTAGATGATGTCTGGCTCGGGTCAGAATCCCTTCCTGAAAAATTTAAGTTTGATCTTCCCAATTACAAGATTTTGGTTACTTCAAGAACTGCATTTCCAAGATTGAAATTTACATATCACTTAAAACCACTAGATGATGTTGATGCAATGACTCTTTTTCATCGCTCAGCATCCCTACATGATGAGAACTCTTATATTCCAGCAGAAGAAGATGCCAAAAAG ATAGTAAGAGGCTGTGGGGGATTCCCACTAGTCATTAAAGTGATTGGTGGCTCACTGCGTAGGCAGCATGAAGTAGTATGGCACAGTAGACTAATGAAATGGTCTGatggtcaattttattttagttctgATACGGAGCTGCTTGCTCATCTTCAAAAAAGCCTAGAATTTTCTGATGACAACGTCATCATCAAAGAGTGTTTCATGGACCTAGGTTCATTTCCCGAGGACCAAAGGATCCCTGCTGCTGCCCTCATTGATATGTGGGCGGAATTGTATAAACTGGATGATGATGGCATCCATGCCATTGCCAATTTACAAGAACTCGACATTCGAAATCTGGCTAGTCTTGTGATGGCAAG GAAAGATGCAAGTGAGGTCAAAAGCTATTACAATGAAGACTTTGTCACACAACATGATATTCTTAGAGAGCTTGCTATGCATCAGAGCAGCCAGGAGTCTATAGGACAAAGGTCAAGACTGATTATTAACATAAGTGGAAACAATCTACCAAAGTGGTGGACAGAACAAACACAGCAACTCATTAATGCTCGCCTATTATCCATCTCAACAG aTGAATTATTCTCGTCCAGTTGGTGCAACATTCAAGGATCCAAAGTTGaggttttagttttgaattttcatacAAAGAATTATACATTACCTGAGTTTGTGGAGAAAATGGATAAACTCAAGGTTTTGATAATCAATAATTATGGTTTCTTTCATTCCAAAATAAGCAATTTTCAATTGCTTGGGTCTCTACCCAATTTAAAAAGATTCAGATTAGAGAAGGTTTCAATTCCTTCGCTTTGCAAGGTCCTTGTACCATTGAAGAGTTTGAATAAAATATCCTTGTTTATGTGTAATATTGGTAAGGCTTTTGAGAATTGTACAATTCAGGTTTCAGATGCATTTCCAAATTTGACAGAGATAAACATTGACTATTGCAATGATCTGGAGGAATTGCCTGCTGGGCTGTGTGATATCATCCACCTCAAAAAAATTAGCATAACCAACTGTCATAAGTTGTTTGCATTGCCAGAAGAAATTGGAAAGCTGGTGAATTTAGAAGTGCTAAGGCTTAGATCATGTACTGATTTGTTAGAGCTACCAGATTCAATCAGAAGCCTCCATAAGTTAAGCATTCTAGACATATCTGACTGCCTAAGCATTATGAAGTTGCCAAAACACATTGGTGAGTTGTGTAATTTAAAAGAGCTCAACATGAAAGGGTGCTTGAGATTGCGTACTCAGTTTCCAGAATCAATAATGGATCTTGAGCAGTTAAAGGTTGTGGTATGTGATGAAGAGAGGGCCAGGTTATGGGAGCCTATCAAGGAATTCCTCACCGAGCTTAAGGTAGAGGTGGCTGAAAAAGATATCAACCTGAATTGGCTTCCCAAATGA
- the LOC126689843 gene encoding uncharacterized protein LOC126689843, protein MGKGKAKVVPQERREFRSDRFDSSNRPRRDYAEQSGPTRAQAVHVVFREPLHKILEKVKCEPFFQWPNRMAGDPSKRNQNLYCAYHQESGHTIDDCRNLKNHLDRLVRDGKLRHLLHRPEGWQEQSNIETRQGTLRPTISTINVILAAPRRTGSSPFRVMSVGRFPTEPDERESKRARVSVTPLIEFSEEDKQGTLQPHDDALVVTLRIGGYDVKRVLVDQGSVVEVVYPDLYKGLNLKPEDLTPYDSPLVSFEGKLVTPKGMIRLPVQTDSDVVEVNFIVVDVYSPYTAIVARPWLHALGAVPSTLHQKVKYPSGGQVKEIRGNQGIARQCMVSAISRRPNSEPSTSAENGL, encoded by the coding sequence ATGGGGAAGGGtaaagcgaaggttgtccctcaggagaggagggaatTTAGGTCAGACCGCTTTGACAGCAGTAACAGGCCGAGAAGAGACTACGCGGAACAGTCCGGACCTACTAGGGCTCAGGCAGTCCATGttgtgttccgagaaccattgCACAAGATCCTAGAGAAGGTGAAGTGCGAACCTTTCTTTCAGTGGCCGAACAGGATGGCGGGTGACCCCTCAAAACGTAATCAGAATCTGTACTGCGCGTACCACCAGGAATCAGGTCACACCATCGACGATTGCAGGAATCTGAAAAACCACTTGGATCGGCTTGTCCGAGACGGAAAGTTGAGGCATCTGTTGCACCGCCCTGAAGGATGGCAGGAACAATCAAATATCGAAACCAGACAAGGCACATTGAGGCCAACCATtagcacgataaatgtcattcttgctgCACCTAGGAGGACTGGTTCTAGCCctttcagagtaatgtcagtgggcAGGTTCCCGACTGAGCCGGATGAAAGGGAATCCAAGAGAGCCAGAGTGAGTGTCACGCCATTAATCGAGTTCTCGGAGGAGGACAAGCAAGGAACCCTTCAACCCCACGATGATGCCCTAGTCGTCACACTCAGAAttggaggttatgacgtgaaaagggtgttagttgatcaaggCAGTGTCGTGGAGGTAGTGTACCCTGATTTGTACAAGGGGTTGAACTTGAAGCCAGAAGACCTGACGCCATACGACTCCCCTCTGGTCAGCTTTGAAGGAAAACTCGTCACCCCGAAAGGCATGATAAGgctgcctgtgcaaacagatTCAGACGTGGTAGAGGTGAACTTCATTGTCGTAGAtgtgtactccccctacacagctattgtggccCGGCCGTGGCTTCATGCACTGGGGGCTGTGCCATCAACCTTGcaccaaaaagtgaagtatccgtcaGGAGGTCAAGTCAAAGAAATAAGGGGGAACCAAGGAATAgctaggcaatgcatggtgtcggcaatCTCACGAAGACCAAATAGTGAACCTTCCACTTCGGCCGAGaacggcttatag